The following are encoded together in the Chaetodon auriga isolate fChaAug3 chromosome 4, fChaAug3.hap1, whole genome shotgun sequence genome:
- the LOC143318922 gene encoding uncharacterized protein LOC143318922 — protein MAGLHWMVITLVLLLSAGNSLAGVNQNHLARIVSEILNRYTPSYMGNSSQRRYPMFSLAVSIPYNSESQKYDISKVTDNGDNVRDEILKCDVYTGTRVVAATVLRWPNVVDQCPDGRVTWPNLLRACDQRSMTWRDVKEQCPDKVSEGRADHAEYRTLEHFNTLVKNLNTNDFLLFYVHSSPCDKRCTNELSHWSILNSINQILKWKNYAVVFSKVFKPRGSKAIPEQNLRESLERLGTYEGSLGSIGLNNIFRCDGQDEVQCTSCSSGNQVARYCYSDDLQPSSPQGKSDSPSQSGQGDKGKQSTYINQSTGVSTNVDSNTQGGQGGNSSGGGKRRRRNGRGKKKKSTNDGDGVPSSQSGQDDKGKQSNNINESTGVSTNVDSNTQGGQGGNGSGGGKRRRRNGRGKKKKSTNDGDGVPSSQSGQDDKGKQSNNINESTGVSTNVDSNTQGGEGGNSSGGGKRRRRNGRGKKKKSTNDGDGVPSSQSGQDDKGTQSNNINESTGVSTNVDSNTQGGQGGNGSGGGKRRRKNGRRKKKKSTNEGDGVDGVPSSQSGPEIRGTNVNSKPGKGPGNIGRGKVRKVGGRRVGKKRRDGGNRQKSKQSQSKKKTPTNKRKTTQSRRRTQWSEKVQWGAPKQRERRQKSKRRGTMNRGGEMRRINQPQKRGKKKRWG, from the exons ATGGCTGGCCTGCACTGGATGGTCATAACACTGGTCCTGTTGCTGTCTGCGGGAAACAGTTTGGCTGGTGTGAACCAGAACCACCTTGCAAGAATTGTCAGTGAAATATTGAACAG ATACACACCAAGCTACATGGGCAACAGTAGTCAAAG AAGATACCCCATGTTCAGTTTGGCAGTCAGCATCCCGTACAACAGTGAAAGCCAAAAGTATGATATCAGTAAAGTGACTGACAATGGTGACAATGTGAGGGATGAGATTCTAAAGTGTGACGTCTACACTGGAACGAGAGTGGTTGCAGCCACAGTTCTGAGATGGCCCAATGTTGTGGATCAGTGTCCTGATGGACGAGTGACATGGCCTAATCTTCTGAGGGCATGTGATCAAAGGTCTATGACATGGCGGGATGTTAAGGAACAGTGCCCTGATAAAGTTAGTGAGGGCAGAGCTGATCATGCAGAGTACCGTACCCTGGAGCACTTCAACACTTTGGTGAAAAATCTAAACACAAATGACTTCTTGCTTTTCTACGTTCATTCTTCCCCATGTGATAAAAGATGTACAAATGAATTAAGTCACTGGAGCATTCTCAATAGCATAAATCAAattctgaaatggaaaaactatgctgttgtgttttccaaagtgttcaaACCCCGTGGAAGTAAAGCCATACCTGAGCAGAACCTACGTGAATCCCTTGAGCGGCTTGGGACATACGAGGGTTCCCTTGGATCAATTGGTCTGAACAACATATTCCGTTGCGACGGACAAGATGAAGTGCAGTGCACAAGCTGCTCTAGTGGTAATCAAGTTGCTCGCTATTGTTATTCAGATGATTTGCAACCTTCCTCTCCACAAGGCAAAAGTGATTCCCCCTCACAAAGTGGTCAGGGTGACAAAGGCAAACAAAGCACTTATATCAATCAAAGCACAGGGGTTTCCACAAATGTTGATAGCAATACTCAAGGAGGTCAGGGTGGcaacagcagtggaggaggcaAGAGAAGGCGAAGGAACGGCaggggcaaaaaaaagaaaagtacgAATGACGGTGACGGTGTTCCCTCCTCACAAAGTGGTCAGGATGACAAAGGCAAACAAAGCAACAATATCAATGAAAGCACAGGGGTTTCTACAAATGTTGATAGCAATACTCAAGGAGGTCAGGGTGGCAACGGCAGTGGAGGAGGCAAGAGAAGGCGAAGGAACGGCaggggcaaaaaaaagaaaagtacgAATGACGGTGACGGTGTTCCCTCCTCACAAAGTGGTCAGGATGACAAAGGCAAACAAAGCAACAATATCAATGAAAGCACAGGGGTTTCTACAAATGTTGATAGCAATACTCAAGGAGGTGAGGGTGGcaacagcagtggaggaggcaAGAGAAGGCGAAGGAACGGCaggggcaaaaaaaagaaaagtacaaaTGACGGTGACGGTGTTCCCTCCTCACAAAGTGGTCAGGATGACAAAGGCACACAAAGCAACAATATCAATGAAAGCACAGGGGTTTCTACAAATGTTGATAGCAATACTCAAGGAGGTCAGGGTGGCAACGGCAGTGGAGGAGGCAAGAGAAGGCGAAAGAATGGCAGgcgcaaaaaaaagaaaagtacgAATGAAGGTGACGGTGTTGATGGTGTTCCCTCCTCACAAAGTGGCCCTGAGATCCGTGGTACAAATGTTAACAGTAAACCAGGTAAAGGTCCGGGTAACATTGGCAGAGGCAAAGTCAGAAAAGTGGGTGGACGCAGAGTAGGGAAAAAACGCAGAGATGGGGGGAATAGACAGAAGAGTAAGCAGTCACAGAGTAAGAAGAAAACGCCGACAAATAAGAGGAagacaacacagagcagaaggagAACGCAATGGAGCGAGAAGGTACAATGGGGGGCtccaaagcagagagagaggaggcagaagagCAAGAGGAGGGGGACAATGAACAGGggtggagaaatgaggagaatTAATCAGCCgcagaaaagggggaaaaagaaGAGGTGGGGGTAA